GCTGCTTTAAGTCTTGGCCGCTATCCGTGCTCCCGATGCCCTTGGTGTTGGGTGGCAGAGGCTGATACGCTTATCTGGGCCCCTAATTTTAGCCTGGCAGCTCTTGAAACACCCAGAGTCCAAACTGCAAATAGGGAGCGGGGACTCTCTGAAGACGCTGGGCTCGTGCCCTTGAGGGGATTGGCCTCTCAGGGAGGGCTGCTGGGCTTTTGCTGGCCTTCAGCTCCCGATGATGAAAGCCTGGACGCGAGCTCTGAGCTGAAATGAGATCTTTGAAGAGGTGTTGCAGGATGGGTACAGACGAATACCAGATCTCACGCCAGCTGCGGTTTTCCTGAGGATTTAATGCACCAGGAAAATGTCACATTTCTTGGTCAAAGTAAACTGGTTTCAGGCAAGTCTTAAAAGAAAGAGGGTAACATCAATCAACCTCATGTGACGCTGGGCGATCTACCTCACACCTTGGGCAACGTGTGGCTCTCCTCAAGAGCTTATCCCTCGGGACTTTGGTTTAACTCAGTCTTAAGTGCTCCATATGCTTCTGCACTGGGGCTTGCCTGGGGTGTCCTTACTGGTACCGACTCTACGGCTTGTTCCATCTGGTTGCCCTCTGCTACATCCCAGTACTTACAATTACAATTTCTCTTTGCAATTCACACACGGGCTTTTGGAATGACTCTGCCGTGCTCCCTCGCTGGTGTGTGTGGGTGCTGGTCGCGTGGGGTTGTGTTTGTGGCAGTTGTATTTCTGCCGTGCCCGGTGTGGACACACAGAcatgggggggctgaggggacagggctgggaaaCGGGCCGGTGTGGGGAGTCGTGCTGTGGCTTAAAGACAGGGAAGTTTGCTGAAGCCTTTTAATCTACTGCATCTGGCAAGTGTGTCATCCGTCATAGTTAAAGTGATGTTAAAAGGATTGCTAGGCCTCCACGCACGCTGAATTCATCGTTGCGCGgtttaaataaaactttatatGGTCTTGTGGTAAAATCAGCCATTGATACGTGTCTGATTCCCCACCCTGCAGAGAGCTGGTCCTCTCTACGATCCGTGCAATCTCCTGCGGAAACGGTAACGCGTAGGCTTGACCTCTCGGGCGCCCTTTCGGGGTAACATGCGGGAGGTAACGACCTCTGAGCTTGCAGTGCGTCAGGAGGCAGGAGATTGTCTTCTGCGGGACACGATTTTACCGACTTGGCTGCAGAACCGCCGGCGCAGCGCGTGGTTTAGCTGTCTAATCCCGTTAGCTGTCTTAGGAGGAACTATTTTGATTGTTCCACAAACCTCTTTGCTTTAAGCTCCTAAACCCCGTGACTGGCTGACTGTGGAGAGGAGGAGTGGGCAGTGGGGTGCCAgcatggggcgggggggccaCCTACGTGGTGTGGAGACAACCTGAGGTCCAAACCCAGAAGTGGTGGAGGTGAGCCCTGGGTGGGGAGCTCCCCAGTTGCCCCTGGACTCGTGAGCTGGGCTGCCCGAGACCAGCTCTGTCGcctcatttttaacattttctctttctcatcgGGCTGGGTGAGACACCTACAACTCGTGGAGAAGGGCGAATCTTGGGAACCAATGTGTGATGGACAGAGTTTGCGGCTGCCTTGGACAGAGACATGATTCTCATTTGTGTTTAACCCATTTACCAGCTGATGAGCCCTGTGGCAGCAGCGACGCTTCTGAATTATACTGGTGCGAGAGCTCAGACCTGGCAATACTTTCGTGCCTGACACAACCATGGACATTCAGGTCCCTGGTTTATCCATGCACCAAAGTGTGCCACAGCGAATTCCAGGccagccctccctgtccccggggcCATGCTGCAAACCTAGAACCTCCTTAGAGAAGGAACTGGGGGCTCTGGTCAGCTCATGGCTTTCGTCAGGCCTGAGTTCTCCTTTCACATTTGCCCATGAAATTTCCATTGGTATCAATGAGGCGTTCGATTGTTCCACCGTGCCAGAGAGCAAAAGGCTTGGTTATGGACTAAATGGAGTGTTTCTCAAAggctgtttttaatttaattggacTCTGCTCCTTTCCCCATGAGGAAAAGGTACTTTATGCTTGAACAGAGCTTTTGTGCAGGCTCGGTAGGATTCCTCCTCCACAATGTGCTGCTGTGTTTTTTGGCAGAAATAATTGTCAACAAAATGGATTGCGTGGTTATGTATTATGAAAATGTAAGGGTGAACTTCAGCTGTGTTCTTGTATTTTCGGATTCTGATGTTAACTTGTGCAGCTCCGGGAGGAGCGATGCATTCGGCACTTGGTGTCAGGCAGCgctttttcattttccatcatCTCCTGCTGTTTGTatcaattattttgcttttagcaaGATAGTGGCATATCGCTGGTACATCTCCTGGTTTCTGTGCAAGGTGTGTggcctgctcctgcctctgcccatcTCTTTGCCACTGAGCAGATAAAGAGCCAGTCGTGGCTGCAGGGactgtttcccttccctccctgctgtaGCATGGTCATGATCTTTCAGCTGCGGCCGTCTGGAGGGTTTATTTGACTAACATGGTATAGTCCTGAATGCAGGAGGTTTTTACTAACCCCAGGAAAGACTTTTAAATAGGTGAAAGTCCTCTAACGAGTCTGGCAGTGCCCTGGGTACAGCCCTGAAGCTTGGATCCCTGTTTCCACACCCTCCGGGCTGACCGTGCCATCGtgtctgtctctgtctttccATCTGAGACACCCCATAATACTGGAAGCCAACATCATTCTGCACAGTGAGGTGTCTCTGCTGGGTTTGTGAAGGATCCCGCTAAAGCTAGAGGATTTTTTAGCCgtgcagcagccacagcctgttAGAGGATTGCTGGGGGATGGacagggttgtttggtttttttccgaACAGTTCTGGGCACACGCGGCCGTGGCAGACACGAATCTGTGCCATTAAACCCAGATAACCCCGAAAGGTACAGCCCCACCTCCGGCTCGGGGCATGTGTCTGTCACCCGTGTGACACAAATgtcacctcctctccccaccccacttGGCCCATTTTGGaagggagaagctgctggaaaTACGGAAGGGCCACCCCCTCGGTCCCAGAGCAGCCACCAAGGGGGGCTTCATTGGAGGGTGCAGCCACCACCCTTAACTGTTCCCTGGGTCCCCCAAGAGAAGCCAGAGACACGAGTGGAACCTTTGTGCAAATCAGTAAGAGACGGCTTTGAAAATAAACGCAGCTAGAGAGCAGTGGtaccatataaaatatttattgcttttgcaAAATGGTGTAAAATGCAtctgtaataaaaataagaaaccatGCTGTGCATCTTGCACATTTTTATACCAACAAAaggtattttttccccactgctgcaCAGCAGCAAATATAACCGTTCACTTCTTTCAAGTCTCGCGCTTGCGGTCTCCTTCAGCCAACTCTTCCCTCTTCTTGCTGGAACCACCACCAGGTACGACAGGACAGCAGAGTCTCTTGTGCTTGGTTGCTCAGCAGGCACCTCTCCAGCCACGGGGCTCTTAGGAGGCGTGTGGTCTGGTCACCAGGGCCCTCTGCGTCCCCACCGCCTTCTTGCTCTTGTCCAAGATCAAATCCTCCTGCTTCTGAGGAAGCATTTGCTCTCGCGTCGGGGCaggtttcttctcctcctcctcctctagccTCCCTTCAGAGGTGAAGGGGCTGCACACTGTCTCCACCAGACCAATAACCACCCCAAAGAAAGCCAGCACGCTGCCCAGCATGTACAGCTTCACCATTTTCCTGTTGGGCTTCTGGCTGAGCATTTCTTTGGCAAAGGGGATCAGCTCATGCatggtttccattttttttgcagATCTGGAAGATGTCGGTTCTgcaagaaaagagagagggagagggacgTTAGTTAAATCCAGCCGCTTTTCCCGGTAGTGGTCAGAGCCCCCAGGCAGTCCAAGCTCTCCGCACACCCCCAGACCTGCGTTAAGTGgggatttctgatttttttgctACAGGCTCGGTTCAGAAAAACACATCTGCCCGGACAGCGGGGTGATGCGGGGGCTGTAGGAGAGAGCTGCCCGGCTGAGCAGCCGGAGCCGGGCTGTGGGATCcagccgggaccccccccggcacgCCCCCGTATTGCGCACAGcatccccctgcatccctcccagCGCATCCCTCCCAGCGCATCCCCCCGCGTCCCAGCGCATCCCCCCGCGTCCCCGCAGCGCACCCCCTTACCCAGCGgcggctgcggggcggggggcggtgaGCGCTGCGGTGGGGTGGGCTCAGCTCGGCTCGGCTCCGCTCGGCAGCTgctgccccgccgcccgccgctgccgccttATATcgccgccggggcgggcggggccggcgggggaggccgggccggggcgggcagggtgCCCCGAGCACGCCGCCAGCACGGGCCGTccaccccccctaccccccccgccTTGGCAGCTCCTGCCCTTAATCCGGCCAGGCTaaaaaaaaactactttttttttttttttttttttttttcccccacaaaactTAAgtgttctccccctcccccccctccaaaaaaaaaatatcctccagTGCGATTCCACAGGCAGGGATCTTTGGCACCGCTTGCGATGCAGCTCCACGCCTGTAAATACAGGCTCCGTGCGTCtgtaagaaatatttaatatatcaGTAGGAGCTTCACTGAGCTCTCCTTGGGCACGAGGGAGAGGGTCTGTGTCCGTAGCTGGTAAAATATTCCAGGGTTTGGATTTAGGGCTCGGATTTGTGCGAAGTCCAGTCCAGCAAAGCAGACGTTTCGGCCTTGCTGCCCCCTCTGGTAGTGAAGCGGGGAAAGAAATGCCTCAGTGGAGCATAAGAAAGGGGTTGCCCAGGACAAGGCGTGAAGACAAGGTGTGCTAAAGGTTCCCATAGGTGGTTCATGGCAAGGGGAACCACTAGAAAGCGGATAGATGCAGCCTGTGGCAGCACCTGGATTTCTTGGAAATAAGAGAATAACTGGAAACTCCTAAATTAGTGAAAGTCACAGGCAACCCATTAAGACCTTACTTTTCACTTTCCTACACTTGATGCTGAAACTCTGTAACACCCCATTGTAAGTGTAACTCCTTGTGATTCACCTCAAGGACGGCGTATTTCCTTTTTGGGGAAAACCAGAAGGCAGCACTCTCACCCTTCTTGCCTGGCTTGCTGCCGACGAGCATTGCATCAATATCATACAGCACATTACATCATCCGCTTCCGCCGGCACCTCCATCCGTGCACGTATACAGCTCTGGCTGGAGGAACCATACACATTTTAGCGGCTGCTGACCTTAGAGAAGTTGCTAAAGCCACAAGAAGTTGTTGGGGTTTACAGCTTCTGATTTTGCAGAGGGGATGGTGGTGTCTGGGCAGATTTCTCACCTGAACCTTATGGCTGAGATGGTGGGAGTTGCTCTGCCGGGGCGGTATATGGAAATTATAGCACAGTGCGAGGTCGTGAGATAGCAGCGCTTCTAAGGAGATGGTGTTTGTGGAAGGAGGTAAAGCTCAGAGGGAGCCTTCGCCAAAGATGCTGTaagggatgctgctgcctggtggCTCCCCAGGCTGAATCTCCTGGAGCGGCACCCAGGGGTGTTGGGGAACCCCCACGAGGTGCAGCCCGAAGGGTGGGCAGGCAGCCCCCAGAGCAAGCTGGAGCCCGAGGGGTCTTGTCCTCAAATGGAGAGGAAAAGGGGGCTTCTCCAGCGCATGGAAAGGAGGGATGGTAGCACAGGGAGTGGGCGTTTGATGCCCCTGAGCTGGGTTTTATCTCGGCCCTGGCTGGGAGAAACCTCTCCGTGACGTGAATGACTTGTGATGTGAGTGACTGGTGCCGTGTTTCCCCTTCTTGCCCCCACAGCGTCACTGGTGCCGCAGCTGGCACATCACTGTGCGTGGCACAGCCGGGGCCGAGCACCGGCTTTGTCTCTGGAGGTGGGAAAGGGCAGAAGAGAGCTCTGAGAAATGTGGGAACTGCCGGAGTGTGTGTTAGTTACCCGggccccttttttcttttgttggagGTTTTGATCACCTTCCTTTCCGAAACACTGCCCTATGAGGTGACACTGCCCAATTCTGCCCTAAAAGCACTGAACTGGCTCATAAgggttggaccggatgatctttaaggtcccttccaacccaaagcattctctgattctataattAATCCAGACTTTAGGCTGGTTTTGTGTTGGGGTTGCAATTCCAGACTCTCATTGTCAATCCTCTGTGCAAGGATGATGCtgtcttcctcccctctcctcttcccctctgtgcctgccctccctgggctgctgcaggtgTTAATGCTCCACGTGCCGCTGGGCTCACTGGCCACGGGAGCCTGGGCAGTGGCCAGTCTGCCTCAGAGGGACGTGGTGCTTGAATTTGTTAGGGTGGTTTTCCTTGCTGAGCTCTGTCGTGGGATGGAGGAGCAGTGAGTCACCTCTTGCTGCTCACATCCCGCACGTCCGAGGGAGGCTGGAGGTTTTTCCCCATCGCCGGGTGGGAG
This portion of the Numenius arquata chromosome 24, bNumArq3.hap1.1, whole genome shotgun sequence genome encodes:
- the G0S2 gene encoding G0/G1 switch protein 2 is translated as METMHELIPFAKEMLSQKPNRKMVKLYMLGSVLAFFGVVIGLVETVCSPFTSEGRLEEEEEKKPAPTREQMLPQKQEDLILDKSKKAVGTQRALVTRPHAS